CATCAAGTTCTCCTTGTTGTGAGATGCCGGTAGAATCTCATACATATCTGACCGTGAGAATCGGCTTTCAAAATCCGGAGAAAGCGAGCGATCGCTCTCCGGAGACGCATTACCAAGTATATTACGGAAGGAAGTAATATTCATAGCTGTAAGACAAATAACAACAAATGATAACCGAACATAGCATAACAAACAGAAAACTAACATTTCATTGGAACTCTTTTCGGACTATTGCTGAACTTAAGTGGACTCATTGGCCCCAAATCGACATCTTCTATTCCCTCGCTTTTTTTACAATATCCACCAAACAGAGCCTTTTTCCGCTCTGTCATCTTCGGTGTTGGAACATGTCTGGACCGCGTGTTCCATCGATTTCCACTCCGTGGAGTCTGAGGATCCCTGCTCGAGGTGCTCGCCTCCGAAGAACTATCCCCGTGTACCTCAAACGATACGTGTTTTCTCATTACCACTCACGCGCACTTGTGATGAAACATGAACAATAAAACACTAAGGCAACTTTTCCGAATAACCACAAAGTCTAATTTATTGCGAGATTGAggaaatttgaaagaacatcAATGCAAGCGAACACCACTTATCTGATAGCGTAAACAAAAGTCGGCACTTTTGGCGGAAATTTTGGACAGTTCGTTCCCAATGACAACAGTGCTGTCACATGTTCCGAGTGCTCGCCACTCGGGGGCGCTAGGTATGCTTTGTTTACAGAAGCAATCATCAAAACAGTCATCATCAATCAGTAATAGCTGGGAGGCTGATCACCGTTGGAGATGTTTTTGTATCATCTTTCCATTGCGTTGACCTGCTCCTCCACGTATTCCAGCTTCTCGGCAGCCTGATGAATCGCCTCATACTGATAGTTCAAATGTTGAAAGATTATTTccattttcttcaaattctGGATACTGTTGTCGGCAGTGCTTTCGTGATAGGCAAAGTTTTTGGCCGCTTGCATGAGAATTTCGTTCGACTTTGAACCACGTACAATCTGTCTAGCGACGGAGGAGGCGTTGTTTACATTCACAGCAACCCTTTCTGCCAGTCGCCGTTTCGAGTCGCTGAAAAGATTTTTAGCGCTGCTGCTCGAGGCGGATGCCATGATGCGGTGATCTGCGGAATTGAAAGTATGTTGGATCAAACCAATACTACAATCCACAATCAACGAGAGAATTTACACTCAACTGCTATAGTTTAGTAATAATTAAGGCTTGGCCGCTGTTTGATTCCCTAAATCCAAGAATTTGCGATTATCACTGATAAGATATCACAACAATACATTCAGTTGCTAAATTCGATGTGACATCCGAGGgagccaaaaaaaattattacacaaAAACTTATGTAAGATTATACACTGAGCgtttatttgaataatttagctaacggtgctcccttggccgagtggttagcgtcataactaacatgccgggtgttcgggttcgattcccgttctggtcgggggaatttttcgtcaaagaaatttcctccgacttgcactgtgatcacgcgtattctagagcttgccactcaaaatgcattcaaggcgtgttatttggcatagaaatctcaactaagtactaataaaaatgacgcaagtaatactacgttgagacggcgaagttcctctaggaacgttagtgccattgaagaagaagaagaagctaacGAAATGCAatattattgacgtagaactacaaacTATCTAGATAACGCTGCGAACTGCTCGCACACGTTATTCCATAATGTTAAATCTGAAATACAAGAAATTAGTGACGAGATTATAATATAGTCACTTACGTATTAACGTCACCGTAGCACTATTGAAAATGAGCATGTAACGATTCATAAGGGATTTTGAGCGCATATTACGCAGAgtcgttattgcgatatatgttatgttgtATATCATTAGGCAGAAAATTTAACCAGAATTTGTTtcgcttaaaacatgaacagtgaacaTAGTAGAAAAAAGTTACCAATTTGacaattaaaatgggtatgttatttcgattttactagTCATTCATTTTTCCTCataacgcaacgagcaatcttctTGCCTACAATTCGGGTATTAGTTCACAATATGAGTCGATGCGTATTGTGAATTATTCCCCATTGCAGATGATTTAAAGGCTGGCAGTGGTTTTAATGGTATTTTGTGCGCATTTTTGAACAtccatatgaaaaaaatcaaataatgtCCATGTTAAAATGTGTTTCTGGATTCTATCTCATACTACCCATTTAAAGGATATAAGTTAATATAAGAAACTGTTTTTTCCAagacatccatttgatgtatcaaaagagtaaaaattacagatttctaaacaatgaaaaaactcaattcaaatgcaattactacaaacaatcatagtcctacgtcaagcttccGTATGTGCCCCTAAGTCCAAATCCATCTACTTTTTTCATAATTAAATtcattctgaggtcaatgtaatggacGAAGTCCCCGTTTAATGAgaataaggaaccgaggcggcctCAAGCCGCCAAGGGGACACAATCCGAGTCGGGCGCCTACCCGCAGTCAGCAATGGCGACCTCTCGCAAGAATATATGTTTTCCACTGATTGATCCGATTAGtctgaagttgcatctgaaaaAAAGGAATGTGTTGAAGTGTATTCAACGGGCTTCCGAAATTATGATTCCCCGGCACACGGAAATGAATGAAACACTGTGATCCGATTTGATAGGAATGGGAGATAATAATTTTCCCGTCAAAAACAATTTACAGATACATGGAATTATTATGACAATACTCATTTTCTCATCTCTTATTGTTTCCTACTCACGTATAGTTCCCTTCAACACCGTTTCAGTTTTCAATTCTTGTGTCAGTTACTAAATCTCTGGTGTTAAATAGATCATCTAGTTAAACGTTTTAATAAACAGTTTCAACACGCAAAGTGTGAAAGAATGGCTGCTCTAAGTTTTGCacttttgattttttcctctttttccggTGTGACAGTAAtatcgaattcgtttttgttcagtttcaatcccagtgccacactaactgctatcaaaacgttttttttttcacctaGTGTCGCACTAGGCTCGCCCCGAAAgatgttagtttcgcactgagatgtttcacgggttggcacacgggttcactaatacaactatactgaactgtcaagttccgagtattgttttgtaaaatctgaaaataaagactatgaaaatagaaaatctgatgcttttgcttttgtattattggaatcgtaatccaattcggattctgattttgaagagtatattcgcgaAGACttcattaagctacgtgtgctttcattgggaggcgaaaataatgatggatattcaggtggaataaacctgctttcgaaatcaaaattatgaatgaaaatttactttaacgtatcgaatatttattttatgtgatgaaataagaggttttttccgatatcgccgaaacatattgaacgaaaactgtgtctaatgatgcttttatattataatagtaattatttgtggaacaaacaggaaatgcgtCAACAAATGCTtgagtgagtgtcagaactacatgtgttaggtaatcaaacaatatgaagtaaaaattttcattcaaacttttatattttacactgcacttggcccttctgatctgatagagaataattttccttagaagcactaatatcgccaccagacgtcgacactgtacatttgtcgtcgcaaataaaaacaaatcagactatataacgcacactaacaaaccaccgcattcgtgaatttgaaaacgttttttattacagagtcagtttggcactgactcatttttaaaaacgaattcgctatcagTTTCAACCTCAGTGCCACACTAAATGCtgccaaaacatttttttattccctcagtttcaacctagtgtCGCACTAGGCTCGCTCCCTTCAACACAAGTTTTCAATTCTTGTGTCAGTTACTAAATCTCTGGTGGTAAATAGATCATCTAGTTAAACGTTTTAATAAACAGTTTCAAAACGCAAAGTATGAAAGAGTGGCTGCTCTAAGTTTTGCacttttgattttttcctctttttccggTGTGACAGTAAtatcgaattcgtttttgttcagtttcaatcccagtgccacactaactgctatcaaaacgtttttttttcacctAGTGTCGCACTAGGCTCGCCTCGAAAGCTGTTaatttcgcactgagatgtttcacgggttggcactcgggttcaccaatacaactataccgaactgtcaagttccgagtattgccGAAATTGTCCGAAATTGCAATaatatattgaacgaaaactgtgtctgatgGTTATTTgtggaataaacaaaaaatgcaTCGACTAaaggttaagtgagtgtcagaaccagtgcttggaaatatctgtatcacatcaatcttttcagcagaatttccggccacattcgatcattataccattgcattcgggataccgaaaatgaaccaacgccaaatttcacaatcac
The Toxorhynchites rutilus septentrionalis strain SRP chromosome 2, ASM2978413v1, whole genome shotgun sequence genome window above contains:
- the LOC129769847 gene encoding BLOC-1-related complex subunit 7, with protein sequence MASASSSSAKNLFSDSKRRLAERVAVNVNNASSVARQIVRGSKSNEILMQAAKNFAYHESTADNSIQNLKKMEIIFQHLNYQYEAIHQAAEKLEYVEEQVNAMER